A single region of the Jaculus jaculus isolate mJacJac1 chromosome 15, mJacJac1.mat.Y.cur, whole genome shotgun sequence genome encodes:
- the Znrf4 gene encoding E3 ubiquitin-protein ligase ZNRF4 produces the protein MGRSTWAPVVVTASLMVSLLLASLEVVVWAMPHDNRSSADFSDLFLGVPASPEGMGICLTEAKATNTCHPSMGNHSLDTIVPFRRSGCKVRAGFKAATVHDKDPGDLRRQRAIPSTWVGKATSRDLRVIALCDKSAHTLLLSEATPCPVLDCHPALAVSWVLGRALALMATTLLVSRRLWLWLRARWGQGSVTKSPACQKAQVRTFTRLNDLCAICLDDYEEGDQLKILPCSHTYHCRCIDPWFSLAARRSCPLCKQSVASTQDDGSTVDSVWDDDRSLSSRPPIWAMQAQLRSRRLELLARAGPCHRCSATSLGGAGNMASSNASPGPS, from the coding sequence ATGGGGCGGTCCACGTGGGCCCCAGTGGTGGTCACAGCCTCACTGATGGTGTCCCTGCTGCTGGCATCTTTGGAGGTGGTGGTGTGGGCCATGCCCCATGACAACAGGAGCTCGGCTGATTTCTCCGATCTCTTCTTGGGGGTCCCTGCAAGCCCGGAGGGCATGGGGATCTGTCTGACCGAAGCCAAGGCAACCAACACATGCCACCCCTCAATGGGCAACCACTCGCTGGACACCATCGTGCCCTTCCGACGGTCAGGCTGCAAGGTCAGGGCCGGCTTCAAGGCTGCCACTGTCCATGACAAGGACCCCGGGGACCTGCGGAGGCAGAGGGCCATCCCATCCACATGGGTGGGCAAGGCCACTTCCCGTGACCTGAGGGTCATTGCGCTCTGTGACAAGTCAGCCCACACACTGCTCCTGTCCGAGGCCACACCGTGTCCAGTACTGGACTGTCACCCGGCGCTGGCTGTGTCCTGGGTGCTGGGCCGTGCCCTGGCCCTGATGGCGACCACGCTGCTCGTGTCACGCCGCCTGTGGCTGTGGCTCCGGGCCCGCTGGGGCCAGGGGTCGGTCACAAAGTCACCCGCGTGCCAGAAGGCCCAGGTGAGGACGTTCACGCGCCTCAACGACTTGTGCGCCATCTGCCTGGATGACTACGAGGAAGGTGACCAGCTCAAGATTCTGCCCTGCTCACACACCTACCACTGCCGCTGCATCGACCCCTGGTTCTCACTGGCTGCCCGCCGCTCCTGTCCcctctgcaaacagtctgtggCCAGCACCCAAGACGACGGCTCTACTGTGGACAGCGTCTGGGACGATGACCGGTCCCTGTCCAGCCGGCCGCCTATCTGGGCCATGCAGGCACAGCTTCGCTCCCGGAGGCTCGAGCTCCTGGCCCGGGCTGGCCCGTGTCACCGCTGCAGTGCCACGTCCCTGGGGGGGGCTGGCAACATGGCCTCTTCCAACGCGTCCCCAGGACCCTCATGA